The genomic stretch CATCCAAACCGACGGATTCAAGTGCCTCCCTAATCATATCTTTACGATGCGTCTTGTGTACGCCATGCGTTTGCAAGTATTCTTCCATATGCTGCTGGATTGTCAGGAATGGTGTGAACGAGCCATGATATTCTTGGAAAATATAACTGATCGCCTTTCCGCGCAACTGATTCATTTTTTCTTTTGGATGTTCCAAAACATTATCCCCTTGATACATCACTCGTCCGGAGGCTTTCAAATTGGGACCAAGCAGCTGACCGATTGCTTGTGAAAGCATCGTTTTTCCGCTGCCGCTCTGCCCTACGAGGGCAAACCATTCTCCTTTATCGATTGTCAGACTGACGTTATCAACAATTTTCTTTTCTCCATGTGATACCGTTACATCTTCTATCGCTAGAATCATGGCTGCACCTCCTTTTTCACATCAAATTTATCTCGCAGATAGTCGCCCAGTACGTTCGCCACTAAAACGACCGCAACAATTGCCAGACCAGGATAGACCATCATTTCTGGATTCGCTTGGAAATATGGTCTGGATTCATTCAGCATCGCTCCCCATTCCGGTGTTGGCGGCTGAGCGCCAAGGCCGATGTAAGAAAGTGAAGAAATAAGCAAGATGATCTTTCCGAAATCCAAGCTCGCAAGCACTAATACATTCCCAATTATATGCGGCAACAGATGCTTGCGCATAATCGTGAATGTAGACAAGCCATTGATTCTGGCAATCGTGACATAATCTTTCTGCACCTCTGTCAGCACCGTACTGCGCACCATTCGGGCATAGTTCACCCATTTAACAAGTACAATAGCAAATAATAGATTGCCAATACCCGGTCCTAGCAGTCCGCTTAAGACAATGGCAATGACTGTATCTGGGAAAGCGAGGAATCCATCGGCAATTCGCATAAATAACCGATCAACCCAGCCGCCGCGCAGTCCTGCCATTAAACCAAATGGAACACCGATAACGACTGCCGCCGCTAATGCAATCAAACTATAGCCAACTGTTAAACGGAAACCGAGCAGCAGCCTCGTCAGCACATCCCGACCTAGATGGTCTGTTCCGAGCGGATGTGCCCATGTTGGCGATGCTAACCGATTCCCTACGTCTGTCATGTTGGCATCATGCTTCAAATAAAGAAATGTATACGCAACAGCTGCTAGTACGATGAGCAGGATGATACTAATCAGCCACACTTTGGCTTTTTTTATTCTATTTTGGGAAAGAGCCAATACACTCATCTAGCTTAGCTTCCTTTCTTTAATCGAAGTTCTGGATTTACGTATCGATACGATAGATCTACTAATGTATTCACAACAAATACAATCGCTGCCATCAAGACAATATAACCTTGGATAAGCGGATAATCACGTTGACGGATAGAGTCGACAACGAGTTTCCCTACACCCGGATAAGCAAATAGCACCTCTACGACAACGACACCGCCTATCAAGCTGCCGAGACTGACGCCAAACACGGTAATGACCGGCGGCAGGCTGTAGCGAAAAGCATGCGAAAAGAAAATACGCTTTTCGGCAATTCCGCGTGCTCTTGCCGCCCGCACAAACTCTTGTCCAAGTGAATCTAAAAGACTGGAACGAAGCAGCCGCACATACACACCTGCAATCGCGAGCCCTAATGTCACTGCGGGCAAGACAAGTGACAGCAAACTGTCACGTCCCATCGTTGGGAACCAGTTGAGCCTCACAGCAAACATATCAATGAATATAAGTCCGAGCCAGAAACTTGGAACAGCTGCGCCAATAATAGAGAAATAGCGGCTGACATGATCAATCCAGCTTCCTTTATAAAGCGCCGATAAAGAACCCAATGGTATAGCAACGATAAGCATGACAATCAACGAACCGATTGTCAGCTCCAATGTAGCTGGAAGACCTGTCATCAGCATTTCCGATACTGGCTGATTCGTAATATACGAATTACCAAAATCAAGACGGATGAAATCCAGCAGCCATTTTCCGTACTGTACGATTAACGGGTCATTAAAACCCATATCCTCACGCAGTACCTCCACTTGTTCCTGGCTGACATTTAGTTCATCCACATTCAGAATGGTGAGCGCCGGATCGCCAGGCGCAAGACGCAGGAAAAGGAAACTGCAGAAGGTGACGAACAAAACGAACAGTACAACCTCTACCAATCGTTTCCCAATAATACGAAACATTACTTCACATCCAATTTATTTGTGATCATATAATACTCACTTCGCGTCGTAACCCAGTTTTTCACTTTTGTTTCATCGTAAGCTACCAGCGTATCTGGATAAATAACAAAGGAATTAATCTGATGTTCATCCACATAATTTGCTGCAGCTTCTGCTAGTTCGGCACGCTTGTCCGCATCAACTGTTACATTCAATTCATCAATAATCTTCGTTAATTCCGGTTCATCTGCTCCGCTGAAGTTCAAAGCGCCATCTGGATGATACGTTGCATTCAAGTAATAACCAGCGTCACCGCGCGGAGCTGTTAAGTTGCTATATGTGGCCAAATCCCAATCGCGATTTGCTGCCATGTACTCTTCAGGAATCTCAATTTGACGAAGCTCTACATCAATACCAATTTTCTTCGCATCTGATTGGAAGATCTGTGCAATCAACGGAAGATCCGCTCTCGCAGAGTAAGTCAGCATGGTCAACGTAAGTGGTTCGCCATCTTTCTGCATCTTACCGTCCTCTAAGGAATAGCCCGCCTTCTCTAGATACTCTTTCGCTAGATCAGATCCTGTTTCATGCTCACTGTAGCTAGGTGCAAACGGCAATGATTCCGGAAACGGCCCTTTTGCCGGCTGTGCATATCCTAGTAAGACTGAATCAGCAATCTTATCACGATCGATTAATGCATCTACTGCTTTACGAACATTCACATCCTGCAAAGCCTCACGCTGCATATTCATCGTCATCTGGTGCACACGGAATGTTTCTGTTGATTCTACTTTAATGCCATCCTTTGCTTCCAGGCTTTCAATACTTTCTACTTCCGGACGAAATACTACATCCGCATCACCAGATTCTAATGCTAATGACCGTGCGTTTGCATCTTCATTAAAGGAGAACGTTACCGAATCAAGTTTTGCTTTTTCATCCCAATAATCTTCATTCCGAACTAGTTCAAGCTTACTTCCCGGCGTGAATGATTCCAGTTTGAAAGGGCCCGTCCCAATTGGATTATTTACAAAGTCTCCTGCCTCTACATCAATAATAGAAACATTCGGGTTTACCAACTCAGAAATAAATTCTGGAAATGCCTGTGTATTCGTTACTTGTAATGTCATATCATCTGTTGCTTCAATGGAGTCAATTTTTAATGCATTCTGAATCGCTACATTGTCTTTCAACGAACGTTCCAATGATGCTTTAACAGCTTCCGCATTCATCGGCTCGCCATTTTGGAAGTTAACACCTTCTCGAAGTGTAATCGTCCACTCTCTGCCTTCATTTCTTCCTTCCCAGCTTTCAGCCAGCCAAGGCTCAATCGTAAGTGTTTCTTCATTCAGCTGTACTAGGGTTTCTGTCAAACCCGCTCGCAGAGGTACATAGCTGGAGTCCACGTTTGGATCCAAGGAGTTTGTTGCAAAGTTATAAACAAAAGTTAAATGCTTGCCATCTTTCTCTGAACCAGCGTTATCTGTACATGCTGCCAGCAGCAGGACTAGTCCAATTAAACCGATTACTTGTTTCCAAAGTTTCCTCATGCTTTTTCTCCCCCAATATATATGTATAAATTAATTCCGTAATTATTACGCTTTGTATCATATCGTAACCATTACGTTTTGTAAAGATAAATTTCCATAAAGATGCAGCAACACAAAAAACGGATCAGCTAGCTGATCCGTTAATGCGATTATTTTATTACGTATTGATAAGAAAGAGAACACAATCTTCTGTCTCTACGCTATTAGGAACTTTCTAAAAGAATGTAAGCAGTTCTCTATTAAAGGGAGTTCTTAATAACCTTATTGTAATGTACCACCGAAAGAATCCCAAAGAGAGAATAAAGAATTGTATAGATCACCATGACGATAATCATTGGCGTCAACATGCTAGTACCGAATAAGAACCAACCAGATCGAACTGCGAAGTAACTGTGAAACAGACCAATGACTAGTGGAATACCAAAATTGAACAGCTGCTTGCGCTGAATACCGCGGCGAAGATCTGTCGTTGTAAAGCCCAGCTTACGCAGAATTGTATAATTTGGTTTCTCGCTTTCTGCTTCATCCATCTGCTTGAAGTAAAGAATACAACCTGAAGTGACCAAGAATGTCAAACCAAGAAATCCTACA from Terribacillus sp. DMT04 encodes the following:
- a CDS encoding ABC transporter ATP-binding protein; its protein translation is MILAIEDVTVSHGEKKIVDNVSLTIDKGEWFALVGQSGSGKTMLSQAIGQLLGPNLKASGRVMYQGDNVLEHPKEKMNQLRGKAISYIFQEYHGSFTPFLTIQQHMEEYLQTHGVHKTHRKDMIREALESVGLDASFAKRYSFQLSGGQLQRASIALALLLEPDILIADEATTALDSVSAHRILSLLQKLQQKTGCAILFITHDWRHVVRYSDKIAVMKDGKIIETGTKQKLVHQPEHAYTQQLIQAAPTLPMRVREVSKS
- the nikC gene encoding nickel transporter permease, translating into MSVLALSQNRIKKAKVWLISIILLIVLAAVAYTFLYLKHDANMTDVGNRLASPTWAHPLGTDHLGRDVLTRLLLGFRLTVGYSLIALAAAVVIGVPFGLMAGLRGGWVDRLFMRIADGFLAFPDTVIAIVLSGLLGPGIGNLLFAIVLVKWVNYARMVRSTVLTEVQKDYVTIARINGLSTFTIMRKHLLPHIIGNVLVLASLDFGKIILLISSLSYIGLGAQPPTPEWGAMLNESRPYFQANPEMMVYPGLAIVAVVLVANVLGDYLRDKFDVKKEVQP
- the nikB gene encoding nickel ABC transporter permease; its protein translation is MFRIIGKRLVEVVLFVLFVTFCSFLFLRLAPGDPALTILNVDELNVSQEQVEVLREDMGFNDPLIVQYGKWLLDFIRLDFGNSYITNQPVSEMLMTGLPATLELTIGSLIVMLIVAIPLGSLSALYKGSWIDHVSRYFSIIGAAVPSFWLGLIFIDMFAVRLNWFPTMGRDSLLSLVLPAVTLGLAIAGVYVRLLRSSLLDSLGQEFVRAARARGIAEKRIFFSHAFRYSLPPVITVFGVSLGSLIGGVVVVEVLFAYPGVGKLVVDSIRQRDYPLIQGYIVLMAAIVFVVNTLVDLSYRYVNPELRLKKGS
- the nikA gene encoding nickel ABC transporter substrate-binding protein → MRKLWKQVIGLIGLVLLLAACTDNAGSEKDGKHLTFVYNFATNSLDPNVDSSYVPLRAGLTETLVQLNEETLTIEPWLAESWEGRNEGREWTITLREGVNFQNGEPMNAEAVKASLERSLKDNVAIQNALKIDSIEATDDMTLQVTNTQAFPEFISELVNPNVSIIDVEAGDFVNNPIGTGPFKLESFTPGSKLELVRNEDYWDEKAKLDSVTFSFNEDANARSLALESGDADVVFRPEVESIESLEAKDGIKVESTETFRVHQMTMNMQREALQDVNVRKAVDALIDRDKIADSVLLGYAQPAKGPFPESLPFAPSYSEHETGSDLAKEYLEKAGYSLEDGKMQKDGEPLTLTMLTYSARADLPLIAQIFQSDAKKIGIDVELRQIEIPEEYMAANRDWDLATYSNLTAPRGDAGYYLNATYHPDGALNFSGADEPELTKIIDELNVTVDADKRAELAEAAANYVDEHQINSFVIYPDTLVAYDETKVKNWVTTRSEYYMITNKLDVK